From the genome of Podospora bellae-mahoneyi strain CBS 112042 chromosome 2, whole genome shotgun sequence:
TCTTGAATCATTCGCTGCTGCGCGCCAGGAGGTGTGGTTTatgttggagagagagaggacaGAGTTGCGAGAGGgatatcatcatcgtccGGGTTGAATAGGAAGGGGAATAAATAACTTTCGAATAAaaccaacacacacacacacatacacacacactcaaACCGAAGCTTCTACCCGGCCACTATCCTGGTTCCCCCGATTTTACACAAAGCGAGCCCAAAATGGCCTTCATTCAGGACCCCCGCATGCGCCAGCGCTGGAACCAAATCTCGCACACGACCGAGGCCGTCACCGAGACGGCAGCGGCCAACATTTGGACGTTTGGACATACGTACATCACCCCCTGCCTTGGCTCCATCGGCCAGGCTTTGGACTCGTGCACCTCTGTCTGTCTTGGCGACCGGGAGGACCGCGCGAGACGCGCACGGGAGCGAGACCGTGgcgcgaggaggacgagggcggAATACACGTTTGACTTTTATGACGATTGGGATGATTACtatggtgatgttgaagacGGTCCCGACCACCGTGAGAATGGTGGGgggaatggtggtggcggtggttgggggaggtggggggtgaATAGTGAGGATTGGGATaggttgttggctgggacGGGTGCGGTGAGGGGggggcagggggaggaggtggatcagcagccgaggaggaaaCGGGGGATGAGTTATGGGACTAGTCGGATaaggaggaaggggacggggttggtggaggaggaggatccgAATGTGATTCCTAGGACGGCGCCGCTGGGGTTCTTGGGGAGGCTGCCGTTTAAGATtgtggggagtttgaggtATAAGCCTTCGGCGGCGAATTTGAGGGAGCACCCTGGTGGTGGGacttttgggagggggggtgcgGGGAATGAGCATAGGCCTTTGCTGGGGGcgcaggaagaggagcatgatgggaagaggcagaggaaacggggaggggaggagtcgAGTACTAGGACGAGGAGCAATACGACGGAGTCGGGGGATACGAGCAGTTCGTATAGGTCAAGAGGGGATTTGTTTCCcagtgatggggagggggatgaggatgcggTGCCGTTGGATGAGAATGAGTTCACGGTTGCGCTGAATAGGGTTGGGGTAGATGATCGGAGTAGTAATAGGACACGGAGCAGCAAGGGGAAACGACCGGCTGATAGGGATAGTAAGAAGGGGCTGTCGAGGACGGTGTCGAGGACCACGCTTGATTCAGCGTACACGCCTGACTCAGCGTCGCCTTTTCCGACGtatgaggatggggatgctgTGCCGTTGTCTATGCAGGAACTGCAACAAGAGGAAGAGCgtgccaagaaggagaaggatgaagagattgagaggaggaggagggcagcaaGTCAGTTGGCGGTGAAGAGGGGTCTGAGTGTGGAT
Proteins encoded in this window:
- a CDS encoding hypothetical protein (EggNog:ENOG503NZH0), yielding MAFIQDPRMRQRWNQISHTTEAVTETAAANIWTFGHTYITPCLGSIGQALDSCTSVCLGDREDRARRARERDRGARRTRAEYTFDFYDDWDDYYGDVEDGPDHRENGGGNGGGGGWGRWGVNSEDWDRLLAGTGAVRGGQGEEVDQQPRRKRGMSYGTSRIRRKGTGLVEEEDPNVIPRTAPLGFLGRLPFKIVGSLRYKPSAANLREHPGGGTFGRGGAGNEHRPLLGAQEEEHDGKRQRKRGGEESSTRTRSNTTESGDTSSSYRSRGDLFPSDGEGDEDAVPLDENEFTVALNRVGVDDRSSNRTRSSKGKRPADRDSKKGLSRTVSRTTLDSAYTPDSASPFPTYEDGDAVPLSMQELQQEEERAKKEKDEEIERRRRAASQLAVKRGLSVDDYQVEPEDQSPCSINQSLPNSDPDEETQPELEAKIPVEEPQKHQQQQELELPTEPKKMSEVEPAVRFVPAKLPHFG